A genomic window from Candidatus Obscuribacterales bacterium includes:
- a CDS encoding pentapeptide repeat-containing protein — MRLPGLHASAALGYDVTNIVMQRISVDDLYRDYAAGRREFKNVDLSGAHLFEGELPGINLEGSDLSHAYLPYINLSRANLSGARLHHADLSHAKLQSVDLSEADCQDSLMNRANLCYATCWNTLFQRISLQGADLRSADLSHAQLKRVDLSNSNLSAAMFKETQLIDCNLFRAQAAVLKDANIDRLTVLPNGYRHID, encoded by the coding sequence ATGCGGTTGCCAGGTCTCCATGCCAGTGCGGCATTGGGGTATGACGTGACGAATATTGTGATGCAAAGGATTAGTGTTGACGATCTCTATCGTGACTATGCTGCCGGGCGGCGAGAGTTCAAAAACGTAGACTTAAGTGGAGCCCATCTCTTTGAAGGGGAACTTCCGGGCATTAACCTCGAAGGCAGCGATCTGAGCCATGCCTATTTACCTTACATCAATCTTAGCAGAGCCAATCTTAGCGGCGCGCGGTTGCACCATGCTGATCTGAGCCACGCCAAGCTGCAATCCGTCGATCTTTCTGAGGCAGACTGCCAAGACAGTTTGATGAATCGAGCTAATCTTTGCTATGCCACCTGTTGGAACACGCTGTTCCAACGCATCTCGCTCCAAGGGGCTGACCTACGCTCCGCCGATCTCAGCCATGCTCAGCTCAAGCGCGTTGATCTGTCCAACTCCAATCTTTCAGCCGCGATGTTCAAAGAAACCCAGTTGATAGACTGCAATCTTTTCCGCGCCCAGGCAGCAGTTCTCAAGGATGCCAACATTGACCGTCTGACGGTTTTGCCCAATGGCTATCGCCACATAGATTAA
- a CDS encoding ParB/RepB/Spo0J family partition protein, producing MTRKRDRPYGLDVTPINPLNDLFHDAAIAAAEFVAIADIQITPQPRRYFDPDKQAQLTRSVQLHGILEPLIVRPSAHHATKPYELIAGERRYRAAQTAGLTDVPVVIRELSDSEALHISLIENLQRDDLNPLDETESLLNLLAIRLDRPVEEVPNLLYQMKNAAEKSGLSSLPAASLSVNDTPPTTSRNNVIPTHVTTDPAAIAHDETPASTSRNNVIPALDIELAQTIQAIFDELGRMSWLSFTCNRLPLLNLDEHILTALRQGKLAYTKAMAIARVKDESQRRSLLATAIQDHLSLSQIRDRIRQQTASPPPKSSSATDPATDSATNSASNLQQRLKQIYTRGKRSPAWSDPASQKKIARLLEQLESLL from the coding sequence ATGACTCGAAAACGCGATCGCCCCTATGGCTTAGATGTCACTCCTATCAATCCCCTGAATGATCTCTTCCACGATGCAGCGATCGCGGCAGCAGAATTTGTAGCGATCGCTGATATTCAAATCACTCCCCAACCCCGCCGCTATTTTGATCCAGACAAGCAGGCGCAGTTAACGCGCTCTGTGCAGCTCCATGGCATTTTAGAGCCGCTGATTGTCCGCCCCAGCGCCCACCACGCGACAAAACCCTATGAACTGATTGCTGGAGAACGGCGCTATCGAGCAGCCCAAACGGCAGGACTGACCGATGTGCCGGTAGTCATTCGTGAACTGTCGGACAGTGAAGCCCTTCACATTTCCCTGATTGAAAACCTGCAGCGAGATGATCTCAACCCCCTCGATGAAACGGAAAGCTTGCTGAATCTGTTGGCTATTCGCCTCGATCGCCCTGTAGAAGAGGTGCCAAATCTGCTGTATCAGATGAAGAATGCCGCCGAGAAATCTGGGCTATCCTCCCTGCCGGCCGCCTCTTTGTCGGTAAACGATACTCCGCCAACCACATCTAGGAATAACGTTATTCCTACGCACGTCACCACCGATCCAGCCGCGATCGCCCATGACGAAACTCCAGCATCAACATCTAGGAATAACGTTATTCCTGCGCTGGATATAGAGCTAGCCCAAACCATTCAAGCCATCTTTGACGAGCTGGGGCGCATGAGCTGGCTATCCTTCACCTGCAATCGTCTGCCCCTGCTGAATTTAGATGAGCACATTCTCACAGCGCTACGCCAAGGCAAGCTGGCCTACACCAAAGCTATGGCGATCGCCCGTGTAAAAGACGAATCCCAGCGGCGATCGCTCCTGGCTACAGCCATCCAAGACCATCTCTCCCTCAGCCAAATTCGCGATCGCATTCGCCAACAAACTGCCTCTCCACCTCCTAAATCCTCCTCAGCTACTGACCCAGCCACCGACTCAGCTACCAACTCAGCTAGCAATCTGCAACAGCGCCTGAAGCAGATTTATACCCGAGGCAAGCGATCGCCGGCTTGGTCAGATCCAGCCAGCCAGAAAAAGATTGCCCGATTACTCGAACAACTTGAATCGCTGTTGTGA